In Campylobacterota bacterium, one DNA window encodes the following:
- a CDS encoding ankyrin repeat domain-containing protein, with translation MKRVWLFFLPAMIFGSVGAVEDKFDMYELHSATRNGNWSKVKELVRDYSPNSINDEKQTALHIAALYNQLDAARSLFSDNENVLINVDAVDNFGKTPLHYAAEKGHEDLVKILLIGGADTEKKDGAGKTPKQLANGKPAILALLADPTSAHAGDDLQTLINVIVASPGKALINDAYRQFSVIAHPDREGGSKELFSLIQERRKKRLNLLSDESLVQEQVKKKAGRAGEQASKETVRASLERELGVKRKNLSDIDLLRRLVQSTLPNERKKQLIEQATAVGFDATQQDETGKNLLDYAINAKNHEMVNYLLWKSVRPARVITDQTVQKMVDTNKIARAAFRVISNDEREHYTQDYFKKIDVKGLQDYKGSTLLHHALEHVRLSVVTILLNLGARIYVKDGQGRTPWDLTTSDALKRPLRDNLNQQLLYAIEDNDVPAVDYLLGLGATIKTAGVLHTAIDQDNLAMFKHLLEKGASRNGSRSDLTVLQYLVLKDKGTWAEHILNLDLPADINLKNKAGDTALHNAVRQGKPQFIRLFLSQDRKYQSSTGQPKHNKVNLVIQNAAGKTVLELLDEMNGKILPETWNEMNQLLRPGSSIFAKPLSQKTGVQMDPIASLLQAIKLKMLRLISVINQ, from the coding sequence ATGAAAAGAGTATGGTTATTTTTTTTACCAGCGATGATTTTTGGTTCTGTAGGTGCAGTCGAGGACAAATTTGACATGTATGAGTTGCATAGTGCAACGCGAAACGGTAATTGGAGCAAAGTTAAAGAATTGGTGCGTGATTATTCCCCCAACAGCATCAATGATGAAAAGCAAACTGCTTTACACATTGCAGCACTGTATAATCAACTGGATGCAGCACGATCGCTCTTTTCTGACAATGAGAACGTTTTGATTAATGTTGATGCTGTTGATAATTTTGGCAAAACGCCGCTTCACTATGCTGCTGAAAAGGGCCATGAAGACTTGGTTAAAATTTTGCTTATTGGTGGTGCGGATACAGAAAAGAAAGATGGAGCTGGTAAAACTCCAAAGCAGTTGGCAAACGGTAAGCCTGCAATCCTTGCATTGCTTGCCGATCCGACGTCGGCACATGCAGGCGATGATCTACAGACCTTGATAAATGTTATTGTTGCATCTCCAGGGAAAGCGTTAATTAACGATGCTTATCGGCAGTTTTCTGTAATAGCACATCCAGATAGAGAAGGCGGATCTAAGGAGCTTTTTAGTCTCATTCAAGAAAGGCGTAAAAAACGATTGAATCTTTTGTCAGACGAATCACTAGTGCAAGAACAGGTAAAAAAGAAAGCAGGGCGGGCGGGTGAACAGGCTTCAAAAGAAACTGTACGGGCAAGTTTAGAGCGAGAGCTTGGCGTTAAGAGAAAGAACCTATCCGATATTGATTTGTTGCGTCGTCTTGTTCAGTCTACGTTGCCAAATGAGCGTAAAAAACAATTGATTGAGCAGGCAACGGCAGTTGGTTTTGATGCTACCCAGCAAGATGAAACTGGTAAAAATTTACTTGATTATGCGATTAATGCAAAAAATCATGAGATGGTTAATTATTTGCTTTGGAAAAGTGTGAGGCCAGCACGGGTCATAACCGATCAAACAGTACAAAAAATGGTTGATACCAATAAAATTGCGCGTGCTGCATTTCGTGTGATCAGCAATGATGAGCGTGAACATTATACACAGGATTATTTTAAAAAAATTGATGTCAAGGGCTTACAGGATTATAAGGGTAGCACCTTGTTGCACCATGCTCTTGAGCATGTACGGCTATCAGTTGTTACTATTCTACTCAATTTGGGTGCGCGCATTTACGTCAAAGATGGCCAAGGCAGAACGCCTTGGGACCTAACAACGAGCGATGCGTTAAAAAGACCATTACGAGATAATTTGAATCAGCAGCTACTGTATGCAATTGAAGACAATGATGTGCCGGCGGTTGATTACCTGCTTGGGCTGGGCGCTACCATAAAAACAGCAGGTGTGTTGCATACAGCAATCGACCAAGATAATCTTGCTATGTTTAAACATTTGCTTGAAAAAGGTGCATCACGTAATGGAAGTCGTAGTGACTTAACGGTATTACAATATCTTGTGCTTAAAGACAAAGGTACGTGGGCTGAGCATATTTTAAATTTAGATTTGCCCGCAGATATAAACCTAAAGAATAAAGCGGGAGATACCGCACTGCATAATGCTGTACGTCAAGGCAAGCCTCAATTTATCAGATTATTTTTGAGTCAGGATAGAAAGTATCAATCGTCTACGGGGCAACCAAAACATAATAAAGTTAATCTTGTTATTCAAAATGCTGCTGGCAAGACGGTACTTGAGCTTTTGGATGAGATGAATGGGAAGATACTTCCTGAAACCTGGAATGAAATGAATCAACTTTTGAGGCCTGGTTCGAGCATATTCGCTAAGCCTCTATCGCAAAAAACTGGTGTGCAGATGGATCCCATAGCATCGCTTTTACAGGCAATTAAACTTAAGATGCTACGCTTGATAAGTGTGATAAATCAGTAG
- a CDS encoding ankyrin repeat domain-containing protein, producing the protein MKKIIALSSLFFIVTVVCAQEQYNDWFKAVNAIYAGDFNQVIAMSDKQDFDINQKGPSGQTLLHEMAERGSKEQVNFLIDRGADVNARDDEGKTILHVVSRADVAQLLFNQGAVLNDERGNPILDVRGQNPLHEIVAKRDELGPADKVIVDGESLSLIELMLKKGADPTLVSNVRQTPLHMVRDLETAKILIESGGKRILDGDLQGRFGPALPLLPEIALHAVDSRGSDVIRMLVTDYRLDVNQRDWAGQTVLHTLARTAHVLGDDDIIKFLLDNGGQDSLNLVTSLGQTPLMEAVGGGNNKGMRFLVEQGADVTVKDFTEKNLLHVAAGSGFLPDDMKFLIDKGLDINAVDVDGNTPLHYSVALGEIDGVKFLIDEGADLNVKDKNGMTLLHKAPSFGMFDDEGNQKQSVLEFLFTKGLDVNAVDSLGNTPLHYRAMSADVQGLKMLVDQGADVTLRNKEGQSILDIVRDRSVRFDRDNAAIKKELGDNYDEKMYANPFKQIIEELERVAGKQYGQEDMYRKGVKTTEVLDRERKVKSKTDSRVKTTDDVGKILTNDRVSSYKKTITDKRKQKVQPGFVEIKGQEKSKGVRDLDVPKTSVPVQPKSEKSLRQTVPKISLPDKKQPKSVPDDISRAARLAATAA; encoded by the coding sequence ATGAAAAAAATAATAGCGCTCAGCAGTCTTTTTTTTATAGTAACAGTTGTATGTGCACAAGAACAGTATAATGACTGGTTTAAGGCGGTTAATGCCATTTATGCAGGTGACTTTAATCAGGTTATTGCCATGTCTGACAAGCAGGATTTTGATATTAATCAAAAGGGGCCAAGTGGGCAGACATTGTTACATGAAATGGCAGAAAGGGGCAGCAAAGAACAGGTTAATTTTTTAATCGATCGTGGAGCAGACGTTAATGCGCGAGACGATGAGGGGAAAACCATACTACATGTTGTTAGCCGTGCTGATGTTGCGCAATTGCTTTTTAATCAAGGCGCAGTGTTGAATGATGAGCGGGGTAACCCAATTCTTGATGTGCGAGGGCAAAACCCATTGCACGAAATAGTAGCAAAGCGTGATGAACTTGGCCCAGCTGATAAAGTTATAGTTGATGGTGAGTCGCTGTCGCTGATAGAGCTTATGTTGAAAAAAGGCGCTGACCCTACACTTGTGAGCAATGTAAGGCAGACTCCCCTCCATATGGTGCGTGATTTAGAGACAGCGAAGATTTTGATTGAAAGTGGAGGGAAGAGAATTTTGGACGGTGATTTGCAAGGACGTTTTGGTCCTGCATTGCCACTACTGCCTGAAATTGCGCTGCATGCAGTAGACTCAAGAGGGAGTGATGTCATTCGCATGCTTGTTACTGACTATCGGTTAGATGTTAACCAAAGGGACTGGGCTGGTCAAACTGTGCTGCATACATTGGCCAGGACAGCACACGTGCTTGGTGATGATGATATTATTAAATTTTTGTTAGATAATGGCGGACAGGATAGCTTGAACTTGGTAACTTCACTTGGTCAAACCCCATTAATGGAGGCTGTTGGGGGTGGTAATAACAAGGGGATGAGGTTTTTAGTTGAGCAGGGTGCGGATGTGACGGTTAAAGATTTTACTGAAAAGAATTTACTACATGTTGCAGCTGGATCTGGGTTTTTACCGGATGATATGAAGTTTCTTATTGATAAGGGGCTAGATATTAACGCGGTTGATGTCGATGGCAATACCCCGCTGCATTATAGCGTAGCTCTTGGAGAAATCGACGGAGTTAAATTTCTTATTGACGAAGGTGCAGATTTAAACGTCAAGGACAAGAATGGTATGACGTTGCTGCACAAGGCTCCTAGTTTTGGGATGTTTGATGACGAGGGAAATCAAAAGCAAAGTGTACTTGAATTCTTATTTACTAAAGGTCTAGATGTTAATGCTGTTGATAGTCTGGGCAATACCCCGCTTCACTACCGTGCAATGTCGGCCGATGTACAGGGACTTAAGATGTTAGTTGATCAGGGTGCTGATGTGACGCTGAGAAATAAAGAAGGACAGAGTATTTTAGATATTGTTCGTGATCGGAGCGTTCGGTTTGATCGTGATAATGCTGCCATAAAAAAAGAGCTAGGAGATAATTATGATGAAAAAATGTACGCAAATCCTTTTAAACAAATAATCGAAGAGCTTGAACGAGTGGCAGGCAAACAGTATGGACAGGAGGATATGTACAGAAAGGGTGTAAAGACGACAGAGGTTCTTGATCGTGAACGAAAAGTAAAAAGCAAAACAGACTCTCGTGTTAAGACAACTGATGATGTTGGTAAAATTTTGACTAATGATCGGGTAAGTTCTTATAAAAAAACTATAACGGATAAGAGGAAACAAAAAGTTCAACCTGGTTTTGTTGAGATAAAAGGGCAGGAAAAATCGAAAGGTGTACGAGACCTTGACGTACCAAAAACATCAGTGCCCGTACAACCAAAGTCTGAGAAATCTTTGCGGCAAACAGTGCCTAAAATTAGTTTGCCGGACAAAAAACAACCCAAGTCGGTACCGGATGACATATCACGAGCAGCACGTCTGGCTGCGACGGCGGCATAA
- a CDS encoding NAD(P)H-dependent oxidoreductase has product MNIYALLAHHKKDSLCGHLYKELVTDLERRGHNVDSLYLYEHAADIPFWIPSKPQTEREQAQLAFFEQNKQRIMQADGLLIVFPIYWYSVPGILKCWIDLISTYAWEIPQRGARKANPRHSIKNAQFVSIADLPNWYLRLFTGNTAQRQLRETFKFMGVQNIAHYQIGSVHTLNTDRVDKHVSKLVTQSQKLFG; this is encoded by the coding sequence ATGAATATTTATGCACTCCTTGCCCACCACAAAAAAGACTCACTGTGCGGCCATCTGTACAAAGAACTTGTTACCGACCTTGAGCGTCGAGGACACAACGTAGACTCGCTCTACCTGTATGAGCACGCCGCAGACATTCCTTTTTGGATACCATCAAAACCACAGACCGAACGAGAACAAGCTCAACTTGCATTTTTTGAGCAAAACAAACAACGCATTATGCAAGCAGACGGCCTGCTCATCGTCTTTCCCATCTATTGGTACTCGGTACCAGGCATTTTAAAGTGTTGGATTGATTTGATCAGCACGTATGCATGGGAAATTCCACAGCGTGGCGCACGCAAGGCAAACCCTCGGCATTCAATTAAAAACGCACAGTTCGTCAGCATTGCCGATTTGCCAAACTGGTACTTGCGTCTTTTTACCGGCAACACGGCACAACGTCAACTGCGTGAAACATTCAAGTTTATGGGTGTACAAAATATTGCTCACTACCAAATTGGTAGTGTACACACGCTCAACACTGACCGTGTTGATAAACATGTAAGTAAGTTGGTCACACAATCACAAAAACTTTTTGGCTAG
- the rpsB gene encoding 30S ribosomal protein S2 produces MLNYKEMLQAGIHFGHKTSLWCPKMRPYLWGAKNKIHLIDVSKTALLLERAGKFAKEVASKNGTFLFVGTKKPAQKLIEKYASQMKMPFVINRWVGGTLSNYDQVKKGISRLLHLRDVTKKSTTLYKKKEIVMINKEIDRLEKNIGGIIGFDYPPAAVIIVDPKKEQSATKEALKLGIPIIAMVDTNTNPAGISYMVPANDDSPKSIEFVLNYLVKNIEEGVEIAKTAKAEEQSAAAKEREAKRAAKKAEAPAKAESTEKEALAKAEKKAAPVKKVAPKAAPAKKAEENTEKKEAK; encoded by the coding sequence ATGCTTAATTATAAAGAAATGCTTCAAGCTGGCATTCACTTTGGTCACAAGACATCACTCTGGTGTCCTAAAATGCGCCCTTACTTGTGGGGAGCAAAAAACAAAATTCACCTTATTGACGTTTCAAAAACTGCATTACTTCTTGAACGAGCAGGAAAATTTGCAAAAGAAGTTGCAAGCAAAAATGGAACGTTTCTTTTTGTTGGCACAAAAAAACCAGCACAAAAACTTATCGAAAAATATGCATCTCAAATGAAAATGCCTTTTGTTATCAACCGTTGGGTTGGTGGCACCTTGAGTAACTACGACCAAGTTAAAAAAGGTATTTCTCGTCTTTTACACTTGCGCGATGTTACTAAGAAATCAACAACATTGTACAAGAAAAAAGAAATCGTCATGATCAATAAAGAAATTGATCGTCTTGAAAAAAATATTGGCGGCATTATTGGCTTTGATTATCCACCAGCAGCTGTCATCATCGTCGACCCTAAAAAAGAGCAATCGGCAACAAAAGAAGCACTCAAACTCGGCATTCCAATTATTGCTATGGTGGATACTAACACCAATCCTGCAGGCATTTCATACATGGTTCCTGCAAACGATGACTCACCTAAGTCCATCGAGTTTGTTCTTAATTACTTAGTTAAGAACATCGAAGAAGGCGTTGAAATTGCCAAGACAGCTAAAGCTGAAGAACAATCTGCTGCAGCAAAAGAACGTGAAGCAAAACGAGCTGCTAAAAAAGCCGAAGCTCCTGCTAAGGCAGAGTCAACTGAGAAAGAAGCCCTAGCTAAAGCTGAAAAAAAAGCTGCTCCTGTTAAGAAGGTAGCTCCTAAAGCTGCTCCTGCTAAAAAAGCTGAAGAAAACACTGAAAAAAAAGAAGCTAAGTAA
- the lon gene encoding endopeptidase La has product MEESVKRDAFSLLPVLPLKNLVALPKSIVPVVVGREISIKAVDQAMRGNKELFVTAQKSSDTETPTGEDIYEYGTRSLILQVARMPNGTLKILIEGISRCRFVHTQEQDGYLSAYVEDLQTIQDLGDAQRAALWRNLFNLFKEYVNLNEKISSDVLTLCKEIGELDYLTDTIAVQMQLDFAQRQKVLELIDLKDRALHLSILLQKELEILKAEKNIRKRVQSQVEKHQKDYYLNEQMRAIQRELGREDYHQEIEDLRKKAKRLKLSKEALEKVDAELKRLEQMQPTSPEASVSRNYVDWLLSVPWHKMSKDTVSMDSAEEILDSTHFGMQKAKDRIIEFIGTKKFAGSRLRRSPIICLVGPPGVGKTSLADSIAKALGRPMVRISLGGVRDEAEVRGHRRTYIGAMPGKIIQAMKKVKTMNPVILLDEVDKMAMDFRGDPAAALLEVLDPEQNRSFVDHFLEVEYDLSKVMFITTANMVEGIPYPLLDRMEMVSLSGYTDHEKLQIAKKFLFPKMLKEYCLDKINVEISDKLLAKIIDEYTKEAGVRQLERVIAKILRKGILGILKKKSTKTVKKITLDQELVEKWLGVPHYRKDEQERTSTVGVATGLAWTEVGGDLLEIEVTVLKGKGGLTLTGQLGEVMQESAQAAMSYIRSRAKDLGLKESFYSDLDVHLHIPEGAIPKDGPSAGITISTALTSAFTQIPVRHDVAMTGEVTLRGRVLQIGGLKEKLLAAQRFGIKKVLVPKSNKKDVAEFANELDKSLEVVYVDHMDQVLKHALAESVKVKAKTTRAKSRTATKAKTKKKK; this is encoded by the coding sequence ATGGAAGAATCTGTAAAAAGGGATGCTTTTTCACTCCTCCCTGTTTTGCCGCTTAAAAACTTGGTTGCACTGCCTAAAAGCATTGTGCCAGTTGTAGTAGGTCGAGAGATTTCGATCAAAGCGGTTGACCAGGCTATGCGTGGCAATAAAGAGCTTTTTGTCACAGCGCAAAAGTCATCCGATACTGAAACCCCAACCGGCGAAGATATCTACGAATATGGGACGCGCTCTCTTATTTTGCAGGTTGCGCGTATGCCAAATGGAACACTCAAAATTTTAATAGAAGGTATTTCTCGTTGCCGCTTCGTGCATACACAAGAACAGGATGGTTATTTGTCTGCGTACGTAGAAGATTTGCAGACGATTCAAGATCTTGGAGATGCACAACGTGCAGCATTGTGGCGTAATCTCTTTAATCTGTTTAAAGAGTATGTGAATCTGAATGAGAAGATTTCAAGTGATGTTTTAACGCTGTGCAAAGAGATTGGTGAGCTTGATTACTTGACCGACACCATTGCCGTGCAAATGCAGCTTGATTTTGCTCAGCGCCAAAAGGTTTTAGAGCTTATTGATCTGAAAGATCGCGCACTGCATTTGAGCATCTTACTGCAAAAAGAGCTTGAAATTTTAAAGGCTGAGAAAAATATTCGCAAGCGTGTACAAAGTCAAGTTGAAAAGCATCAAAAAGACTATTACTTAAACGAACAAATGCGCGCTATTCAGCGTGAGCTTGGGCGAGAAGATTACCACCAAGAAATTGAAGATTTACGCAAGAAAGCAAAGCGCTTAAAGCTCAGCAAGGAAGCGCTTGAAAAGGTTGACGCCGAGCTTAAGCGGCTTGAGCAAATGCAGCCGACATCACCAGAAGCATCAGTGAGCAGAAACTATGTTGATTGGCTGTTGAGCGTGCCGTGGCACAAAATGAGTAAAGATACTGTCAGCATGGATAGTGCTGAAGAGATTTTGGACTCAACCCATTTTGGCATGCAAAAAGCAAAAGACCGTATCATTGAATTTATTGGAACGAAAAAATTTGCAGGTTCACGGCTTAGACGTTCACCAATCATCTGCTTGGTGGGGCCGCCTGGTGTTGGTAAAACATCACTGGCCGATTCTATAGCAAAAGCACTTGGGCGTCCGATGGTACGTATTTCGCTTGGCGGTGTGCGTGATGAGGCCGAAGTTCGTGGTCATCGTCGCACCTACATTGGTGCAATGCCGGGCAAAATTATCCAGGCAATGAAAAAAGTTAAGACCATGAATCCAGTCATTCTACTTGATGAAGTAGACAAGATGGCGATGGATTTTCGTGGTGATCCCGCAGCTGCATTGCTTGAGGTGCTTGATCCCGAGCAAAACAGATCATTTGTAGATCACTTTTTAGAAGTTGAATACGATTTGTCCAAGGTAATGTTTATTACTACAGCCAACATGGTTGAGGGAATTCCATACCCACTACTTGATCGTATGGAAATGGTTTCACTCTCAGGCTACACCGATCATGAGAAGTTGCAGATTGCTAAAAAGTTTCTATTTCCAAAGATGCTAAAAGAGTATTGTTTGGATAAAATAAATGTTGAAATTTCAGATAAACTTTTGGCAAAAATCATTGATGAATACACCAAAGAGGCCGGTGTTCGCCAGCTTGAGCGTGTCATTGCAAAGATTTTGCGTAAAGGTATTTTGGGCATTTTGAAAAAGAAGAGCACAAAGACGGTTAAAAAAATTACCCTAGATCAGGAGCTTGTTGAAAAATGGCTTGGAGTACCGCACTATCGCAAAGATGAGCAGGAGCGTACTTCAACCGTTGGTGTTGCTACGGGCCTTGCATGGACTGAGGTTGGTGGCGACTTGCTTGAGATCGAAGTTACGGTGCTCAAGGGCAAGGGCGGCTTAACCCTGACTGGTCAGTTAGGTGAAGTTATGCAAGAGTCTGCGCAGGCAGCGATGAGTTACATTCGCTCACGTGCAAAAGACTTGGGTTTGAAAGAAAGCTTTTATTCAGACCTTGATGTACACTTGCATATTCCAGAAGGTGCTATTCCAAAAGATGGACCATCAGCAGGTATTACCATTTCAACGGCATTGACCTCTGCGTTTACCCAAATTCCAGTTAGGCATGATGTTGCCATGACTGGTGAAGTAACGCTTCGCGGTCGTGTGTTGCAAATTGGTGGCTTGAAAGAAAAGCTGCTTGCTGCGCAACGTTTTGGTATCAAGAAAGTACTGGTGCCAAAGTCTAACAAAAAAGACGTTGCTGAGTTTGCCAATGAGCTTGATAAGTCACTTGAAGTGGTTTATGTTGACCACATGGACCAAGTGCTCAAGCATGCTTTGGCCGAGTCCGTTAAGGTTAAGGCAAAGACGACGCGAGCAAAATCGCGTACGGCTACAAAAGCTAAGACCAAGAAAAAGAAATAA
- a CDS encoding ankyrin repeat domain-containing protein, producing MVAKIKKLLVVSIIFSVIFSSVSYVYGYEQACKKLRNAQIAGRDFDRITLALQMLRSTPIGSEQRAHLAAALVCDALFRNDRDALDSYHKTLLGNTNDIRRMCYVLAARYLRCIVDLPDDIKVPTSDDTSRTQEHINFSKLARAWNFFPSGYYNVKETFLVKALRDEYRRLSELSSLLIQAIKNGDLEMVKKNVEAGADVNEWNNTLKTCPVRAAIGQGGDQIFVYLLSQGMDVCSYEKGATAIPLVQAITESNPNVGIIEKVLQAGASIKQVNQGVTRWINDYVVYNNTPLAIACMRQAPLYVIGLLLQYGADPTIQNSVPENKNAFDYANNETRLLLEQHMQRHELEQAQTGLEKMDI from the coding sequence GTGGTAGCCAAAATCAAAAAACTGTTGGTAGTTTCTATTATTTTCTCTGTAATCTTTTCGTCTGTCTCTTATGTTTATGGGTACGAGCAAGCTTGCAAAAAACTAAGAAATGCGCAGATTGCTGGTAGAGATTTTGATAGAATAACGCTTGCTCTGCAGATGTTGAGATCAACGCCGATTGGCTCTGAGCAACGAGCTCACTTAGCGGCAGCACTTGTTTGTGATGCTTTGTTTAGAAATGACCGAGATGCGCTTGATAGCTATCATAAAACCTTGTTAGGTAACACTAATGACATTCGGCGAATGTGTTATGTGCTTGCCGCACGTTATTTGCGTTGTATCGTTGATTTGCCCGATGACATAAAAGTGCCAACATCTGATGATACAAGCAGAACGCAAGAACATATAAATTTTTCTAAACTCGCTCGCGCATGGAACTTCTTCCCTAGTGGTTATTATAACGTGAAAGAGACTTTTTTGGTTAAAGCTTTAAGGGATGAATACCGGAGGCTAAGTGAACTGAGTTCCTTGCTTATACAAGCTATCAAAAATGGGGACCTGGAGATGGTCAAAAAGAACGTTGAAGCTGGTGCTGATGTAAACGAATGGAATAACACGTTAAAGACATGTCCTGTTCGAGCCGCTATTGGTCAGGGTGGTGATCAGATTTTTGTGTATCTTCTGAGTCAGGGTATGGATGTATGCAGCTATGAGAAAGGAGCAACCGCTATTCCTCTTGTGCAAGCGATAACGGAGTCAAACCCAAATGTTGGGATTATTGAAAAAGTACTCCAAGCCGGTGCTTCTATAAAACAGGTAAATCAGGGGGTAACGCGTTGGATCAATGACTACGTGGTTTACAACAATACACCGCTTGCTATTGCCTGCATGCGTCAAGCACCGCTGTATGTGATTGGGCTTTTGCTGCAGTATGGTGCTGACCCAACAATACAGAATTCTGTTCCTGAAAATAAAAATGCTTTTGATTACGCTAATAATGAAACGCGTTTGCTGCTTGAGCAACACATGCAACGGCATGAGCTAGAGCAGGCTCAAACTGGACTTGAAAAGATGGATATCTAA
- a CDS encoding ABC transporter substrate-binding protein: MVKKILPSVILLLLCPIVIFISLRYGMERQDMIAVKAEQKKEEEKVKQKEAKEKKAKIEQEEERKGLVVDNSKEIVFGQSAAFSGFFGLYGTIIKNAINSCFAQVNKDGGINGKKLRLISMDDRSDPLLTEKNIKEMKEKHGITMFLGTMGTRGVLKVLPLIEQQKISMFFAWGGDPKLENPSLKNVINGFGLMGPQVKALADYCLNQLGLSQIAIFHSDGNFSTAAAQQLERELQSRGIQPLGIVPYNRFTLDIQPKADELVVLDPRVVICISSSSPTVKLINRFWEHGHFGTRFIGIDSNLFVNDILKGKGVQFSHTSTVPNPRLSELEIAKNYRKHLNLHAPHDTFNILSFAYYVCTSLIVHAIKNIDGDFSPAKLIEQIEASNNVDLGGISITFNPANRYAFGQEIWVI; the protein is encoded by the coding sequence ATGGTAAAAAAGATATTGCCGTCAGTTATACTGCTCTTGCTGTGCCCAATCGTTATTTTCATCTCATTGCGCTACGGAATGGAGCGGCAAGATATGATAGCGGTAAAGGCTGAACAGAAAAAAGAAGAAGAGAAGGTCAAACAAAAAGAGGCCAAAGAAAAAAAGGCCAAGATAGAACAGGAAGAAGAACGCAAAGGTCTTGTCGTAGACAATTCCAAAGAAATAGTCTTCGGGCAATCAGCAGCGTTTAGTGGTTTTTTTGGCCTATATGGAACAATTATAAAGAATGCAATCAACAGCTGTTTTGCACAGGTCAACAAAGACGGCGGCATCAACGGTAAAAAGCTGCGCCTGATTAGCATGGATGACCGATCAGACCCACTCCTGACAGAAAAAAATATCAAGGAAATGAAAGAAAAGCACGGTATAACCATGTTTTTAGGAACAATGGGAACCCGTGGGGTGTTAAAAGTTCTCCCGCTCATCGAACAGCAAAAAATTAGCATGTTCTTTGCCTGGGGTGGCGACCCCAAACTTGAAAATCCCTCACTTAAAAATGTCATTAATGGATTTGGCCTCATGGGACCGCAAGTAAAAGCCCTGGCCGATTATTGTCTAAACCAGCTCGGATTGAGTCAAATAGCTATTTTTCACTCAGACGGCAATTTTTCAACAGCCGCAGCCCAACAGCTTGAACGAGAGCTACAATCACGCGGCATACAGCCACTTGGCATCGTTCCTTACAATCGCTTTACCCTCGACATACAACCCAAAGCTGACGAACTGGTCGTTCTTGACCCCCGTGTAGTCATTTGTATTTCGAGCAGCTCTCCAACGGTAAAACTTATTAATCGCTTTTGGGAGCATGGCCATTTTGGCACACGGTTTATCGGCATCGACTCAAACCTGTTCGTCAACGACATACTCAAGGGTAAAGGTGTCCAATTTTCCCACACCTCAACCGTGCCAAACCCACGCCTGAGTGAACTTGAGATAGCAAAAAATTATCGCAAGCATCTCAACTTACACGCTCCACACGACACATTTAATATTCTTTCGTTTGCTTACTACGTATGCACGTCATTGATTGTGCATGCCATAAAAAATATTGATGGTGACTTTAGCCCTGCAAAGCTCATTGAACAGATTGAAGCAAGTAACAATGTTGATCTTGGTGGTATTAGCATTACCTTCAATCCAGCTAACCGCTACGCCTTTGGGCAAGAGATATGGGTGATTTAG